The Pelagibacterium halotolerans B2 nucleotide sequence AACCATCCGGCGGGACAAACTCCCGCCGGGCACCCGACCATTTGGAGGGAACAAGTGACAGCCAAGACCCATACAGTCGAAAAGATCGGTGGCACGTCGATGTCGCGCAGCCAGGAGCTTTTGCGCACCGTGCTCGTCGGCGACAGGAAGGGCCCTGAGCTCTATAATCGCATTTTCGTCGTGTCCGCCTATGGCGGCATGACCGACGCCCTGCTCGAACACAAAAAATCCGACGAGCCCGGCGTTTATGCGCTGTTCGCCAGCGCGGAAAGCGGCTGGCAATGGGGCGATGCGCTCTCTTCTGTTGCCTCGAAAATGGTCGAGAAGAACGCCGAAATCTTCCCCGACGCCGCAACGCGCGAGCAGGCCGACAAATTTATCCGCGAGCGGATCGAAGGCGTGCGCTCGTGTCTGATCGACCTTTCGCGCCTGTGCTCGTTCGGCCATTTCCAGCTCGAAGCCCATCTTCTCACTGTGCGCGAAATGCTCTCGGCTCTGGGCGAAGCGCAATCGGCTTTCAATACCGCCCTGCTGCTCAACCAGAACGGGGTCAATGCCCGCTTCATCGATCTGACCGGCTGGCGTCAGGATGGCGAATTGCCGCTCGACGAACATATCGCGCGCCAGTTTTCCGGCGTCGATTTCGCCACCGAGTTGCCCATCGTCACCGGCTATGCCCAGTGCGCCGAACAGCTCATGAAAACCTATGACCGCGGCTATTCCGAAGTGACCCTGTCCCGCGTTGCGGTGGTGACCGGCGCAAAGGAAGCGATCATCCACAAGGAATTCC carries:
- a CDS encoding aspartate kinase, encoding MTAKTHTVEKIGGTSMSRSQELLRTVLVGDRKGPELYNRIFVVSAYGGMTDALLEHKKSDEPGVYALFASAESGWQWGDALSSVASKMVEKNAEIFPDAATREQADKFIRERIEGVRSCLIDLSRLCSFGHFQLEAHLLTVREMLSALGEAQSAFNTALLLNQNGVNARFIDLTGWRQDGELPLDEHIARQFSGVDFATELPIVTGYAQCAEQLMKTYDRGYSEVTLSRVAVVTGAKEAIIHKEFHLSSADPKLVGSDKVQVIGETNYDVADQLSNMGMEAIHPRAAKSLRQAGIPLRVTNAFEPDHPGTVIMSDLEPRTPGAEIITGLKGVFALEFYDQDMVGVKGYDTKILESLTRHKVWIISKTSNANTITHYLKGSMKAIKRVETDLAQAFPTATTTLRKLAMVSAIGRDLGGVRILPRAIAALDEAGIEPIGLTDMIRKVDLQVLVEEKDFDAAIIALHRGLVEERAERKARADIRRVA